A portion of the Novosphingobium sp. KA1 genome contains these proteins:
- a CDS encoding alpha/beta fold hydrolase: MKLLFAHGWGFDRHFWTPLAARLADFDHAIDDAGYFGARHVPLVEGPCIAVTHSFGTVRVLADPPPGLLGVVAINGFARFTAPLDQPGVPVRVVEHMIRRFGQSPAGVLASFHQQIGGTVPEGKPDADLLRRDLLRLRDARAPLPEAPVISLQGGQDPLMPGAMRAGTFEGGDVRRIESEAGGHLLPVEDPELCAEAVRGLAAMLAAAPGTARPA, encoded by the coding sequence GTGAAACTGCTGTTTGCCCATGGCTGGGGTTTCGACCGGCATTTCTGGACACCGCTCGCCGCGCGGCTTGCCGATTTTGACCATGCGATCGATGACGCCGGCTACTTCGGCGCGCGCCATGTGCCCCTGGTGGAAGGCCCCTGCATCGCGGTGACGCACAGCTTCGGCACCGTCCGCGTGCTGGCCGATCCGCCGCCGGGGCTGCTCGGCGTGGTCGCGATCAACGGCTTTGCCCGCTTCACCGCACCGCTTGACCAGCCGGGCGTGCCGGTGCGGGTGGTCGAGCACATGATCCGCCGCTTCGGGCAGAGCCCGGCCGGCGTGCTGGCCAGTTTCCACCAGCAGATCGGCGGCACCGTGCCCGAAGGCAAGCCCGACGCCGACCTTCTGCGCCGCGACCTGCTGCGCCTGCGCGATGCCCGGGCGCCGCTGCCCGAGGCCCCGGTGATCTCGCTGCAAGGCGGGCAGGACCCGCTGATGCCAGGCGCCATGCGCGCAGGCACCTTCGAGGGCGGCGACGTGCGCCGGATCGAGAGCGAGGCGGGCGGCCACCTGCTGCCGGTCGAGGACCCCGAACTCTGCGCCGAAGCCGTGCGCGGACTGGCAGCGATGCTGGCTGCGGCGCCGGGCACGGCGCGGCCGGCATGA
- a CDS encoding 8-amino-7-oxononanoate synthase — translation MKRLDSFLEAALARIDSAGQRRSLRPAAMLPAGRIRREGRDLVDFSSNDYLGLARHPLLAERAAAWTREHGTGSGASRLVTGTSAAHLALEARIARFKHAEASLVFASGWQANAAVIPALIAAMPGVAVFADRLIHASMHAGIAMSGARQHRFRHNDLDHLEQLLASKGAEAPARLILTESVFSMDGDRADVLRLAEIAERHDAVLYIDEAHATGVLGPGGAGLSALAPGRVDVIMGTFSKALGGFGAYIAGSQVLVDYLVNAASGMIFTTAPPPAVLGAVDAALDLVPAMAAERAHLAALGEQLRAGLARLGLDHARSSTQIVPAVIGAEADAIALSRKLEAAGFLAAAIRPPTVPPGTSRLRLALRATHAPDDVAALLAAIEALR, via the coding sequence ATGAAGAGGCTCGATTCCTTCCTCGAGGCCGCGCTGGCGCGGATCGACAGTGCCGGACAGCGCCGCAGCCTGCGCCCCGCCGCCATGCTCCCCGCCGGGCGCATCCGGCGCGAAGGCCGCGACCTCGTCGATTTTTCCAGCAACGACTATCTCGGCCTCGCCCGCCATCCGCTGCTCGCCGAGCGCGCCGCCGCCTGGACGCGCGAGCATGGCACCGGCTCGGGCGCGTCGCGGCTGGTGACCGGCACCAGCGCGGCACATCTCGCGCTCGAGGCCCGGATCGCCAGATTCAAGCATGCCGAAGCCTCGCTGGTCTTTGCCAGCGGCTGGCAGGCCAATGCCGCGGTGATCCCGGCGCTGATCGCGGCGATGCCGGGCGTCGCCGTGTTTGCCGACCGGTTGATCCATGCCTCGATGCATGCCGGGATCGCGATGTCCGGCGCGCGCCAGCACCGGTTCCGCCACAATGACCTGGACCATCTCGAACAGCTTCTCGCCAGCAAGGGCGCCGAGGCCCCCGCGCGGCTGATCCTGACCGAAAGCGTGTTCTCGATGGACGGCGACCGCGCCGACGTGCTGCGCCTGGCCGAGATCGCCGAGCGCCACGACGCCGTGCTCTACATCGACGAGGCCCATGCCACCGGCGTGCTCGGCCCCGGCGGCGCCGGGCTCTCGGCGCTGGCTCCGGGGCGGGTGGACGTGATCATGGGCACTTTCAGCAAGGCGCTGGGCGGGTTCGGCGCCTATATCGCCGGCTCGCAAGTGCTGGTCGACTATCTCGTCAACGCGGCGAGCGGGATGATCTTCACCACCGCGCCGCCGCCCGCCGTGCTCGGCGCGGTCGATGCCGCGCTGGACCTGGTGCCGGCGATGGCGGCCGAGCGCGCGCACCTTGCGGCCCTGGGCGAGCAGCTGCGCGCGGGACTGGCGCGGCTGGGACTGGACCACGCCCGCTCCTCCACCCAGATCGTGCCCGCGGTGATCGGCGCCGAGGCCGATGCCATCGCGCTTTCACGCAAGCTGGAGGCGGCGGGCTTCCTCGCCGCCGCGATCCGCCCGCCGACCGTGCCCCCCGGCACCAGCCGACTGCGCCTGGCCCTGCGCGCGACCCATGCGCCGGACGACGTCGCCGCCCTGCTCGCCGCCATCGAGGCCCTCCGGTGA